A single region of the Saprospiraceae bacterium genome encodes:
- the gndA gene encoding NADP-dependent phosphogluconate dehydrogenase: MTDKSQQLFAFGMIGLGVMGRNFLLNVADHGFSAAGLDLDVEKANALEEEADGRPIMGTTSTVDFIEALARPRRIMLLVPAGKAVDTVIESLLPHLAEGDLIIDGGNSHFSDTERRAAYLKDKGLYFVGAGVSGGAEGARKGPSIMPGGDKAAYAIIRPVLEAVAAKVGASQEPCVAHMGRGAAGHYVKMVHNGIEYGMMQLIAEAYDLLRRVGGLDIPQLHEVFARWNQGVLRSFLIEITAEIFTQKDDLTSAWLVEVILDKAKQKGTGKWTSQNAMDIGIPVPTIDAAVTMRGLSSLKQEREAADAILDIELPTNPSIDQAGWIEQVGNALHFAFLVTYAQGMALLADASKEHDYDLDMEAIARIWRGGCIIRADLLEQIRKAYSADPALKNLMVSPAFSPGLLATQSAMREVLREGISQGVPMMAFSSTLQYFDAYRTGRLPLNLVQAQRDFFGSHTYERIDREGIFHTEWEDL; the protein is encoded by the coding sequence ATGACAGATAAAAGCCAACAATTATTTGCTTTTGGGATGATTGGCCTGGGTGTGATGGGGCGTAATTTTCTATTGAATGTCGCAGATCATGGCTTTTCAGCTGCCGGGCTTGATTTGGATGTGGAAAAAGCAAATGCACTGGAGGAAGAGGCGGACGGGCGACCGATTATGGGCACAACTTCGACGGTAGACTTCATCGAGGCCTTAGCGCGTCCAAGACGAATCATGTTGCTGGTTCCCGCAGGTAAAGCGGTAGATACGGTGATCGAAAGCCTCCTTCCCCATTTGGCGGAGGGCGATTTGATTATTGATGGCGGGAATTCTCATTTTTCAGATACGGAAAGACGGGCAGCATACTTGAAAGATAAAGGGCTGTATTTCGTTGGCGCAGGCGTTTCTGGGGGGGCAGAAGGTGCCAGAAAGGGGCCGAGTATCATGCCTGGGGGAGACAAAGCGGCTTATGCTATCATCCGACCTGTTTTGGAGGCGGTGGCGGCCAAGGTAGGCGCTAGCCAAGAACCTTGTGTAGCACATATGGGGAGAGGAGCCGCCGGGCATTATGTAAAGATGGTGCACAATGGAATTGAATATGGCATGATGCAGTTGATCGCGGAGGCCTATGACTTGCTTCGCCGGGTGGGAGGCTTGGATATCCCTCAACTCCACGAAGTGTTTGCACGTTGGAATCAGGGGGTGCTTCGTTCCTTCCTGATAGAAATTACTGCCGAAATTTTTACTCAAAAAGACGATTTGACGTCGGCTTGGCTGGTGGAGGTCATTTTGGATAAAGCCAAACAGAAAGGAACGGGTAAGTGGACCTCTCAGAATGCTATGGATATTGGTATTCCCGTACCGACGATAGATGCAGCCGTAACAATGCGCGGCCTTTCTTCTCTTAAGCAAGAACGAGAGGCAGCCGATGCCATTCTAGATATTGAACTTCCCACAAATCCGTCCATCGACCAGGCCGGATGGATAGAACAGGTGGGCAATGCTTTGCATTTTGCTTTTTTGGTTACCTATGCACAAGGGATGGCGCTGCTCGCCGATGCTTCAAAAGAGCACGACTATGACCTTGATATGGAGGCCATAGCCCGTATTTGGCGGGGTGGCTGTATTATCAGGGCAGACCTGTTGGAGCAAATCAGAAAAGCATATTCTGCTGATCCTGCATTGAAAAACCTGATGGTCTCTCCTGCCTTTAGTCCTGGCCTATTGGCTACCCAATCTGCCATGCGGGAGGTGCTGAGGGAAGGGATTAGCCAAGGGGTACCTATGATGGCTTTTTCTTCCACCCTACAATATTTCGACGCCTACCGCACTGGCCGTCTACCACTCAACCTCGTACAGGCACAACGCGATTTTTTTGGCTCACATACTTATGAGCGAATAGACAGAGAAGGCATTTTTCATACAGAATGGGAGGATTTGTAA
- the zwf gene encoding glucose-6-phosphate dehydrogenase: MEPLIIVIFGASGDLTERKLIPAIFQLYRNKSLPEHFAVLGVSRSALSNEDFRKKMIESEHFKTNGSDPNFISQFAQKLFYEAIDTSDASAYGAVKARLDKLDAEHQTLGNYIFYLSTPPKLYETIPGYLATHGLNDQTKGYKRLIIEKPFGYDAQSAFALNKKLLQHFEEDQIYRIDHYLGKETVQNLLVTRFSNGFFEPLWNRNYIQHVEITNAENIGVENRGGYYDQSGALRDMFQNHLLQIVAHIAMEPPTTADAKAIRNEKLKLFQSIRPILGKDIPTYSIRGQYIASKIKGVPIFGYRDEQGVPEDSKTETFSAIKFYIDNWRWADVPFYVRTGKRLPTKVTEVVITFKSPPHALFYNETGLKSKNNKLIIRIQPHEGLLLNFGMKVPGEGFRVKDVDMDFHYADLTDAYVPEAYERLLLDSIKGDPTLYARGDSVEAAWNFVDPILSAWKNDPTIKLFGYPAGTWGPKEADSLIAESAINWRNPCKNLTEAGGFCEL, encoded by the coding sequence ATGGAACCGCTAATTATTGTCATTTTTGGAGCTTCTGGCGACCTCACTGAGCGAAAACTCATACCTGCCATTTTTCAGCTTTATCGCAATAAATCATTACCTGAACATTTTGCCGTACTGGGGGTTAGTCGATCAGCACTTTCGAATGAGGATTTCCGGAAGAAAATGATAGAAAGCGAACACTTTAAAACCAACGGGTCAGATCCGAATTTTATCTCGCAATTTGCGCAAAAATTGTTCTACGAAGCTATTGATACCAGCGATGCCAGTGCATATGGGGCCGTTAAAGCACGGTTAGATAAACTAGATGCCGAACACCAGACGCTGGGAAATTACATTTTCTACCTTTCAACCCCTCCCAAGCTGTATGAAACGATCCCCGGATACCTGGCAACGCATGGATTAAATGACCAAACTAAAGGTTATAAGCGCTTAATCATCGAAAAACCTTTTGGTTATGATGCCCAATCTGCTTTTGCCCTCAATAAAAAGCTATTGCAGCACTTTGAGGAAGATCAGATTTATCGCATCGATCATTATCTGGGTAAGGAAACGGTCCAAAACCTCTTGGTGACCCGCTTTTCTAATGGTTTCTTCGAACCGCTTTGGAATCGAAACTATATTCAACATGTAGAAATTACCAATGCTGAAAACATTGGCGTAGAGAACCGTGGAGGGTACTACGATCAGTCTGGGGCCTTGAGGGATATGTTTCAAAATCATTTGCTACAAATTGTAGCACATATTGCCATGGAACCGCCAACGACTGCCGACGCCAAGGCCATCCGCAATGAAAAACTAAAACTATTTCAGTCTATTCGCCCTATTTTAGGCAAGGACATACCCACCTATTCCATCCGGGGACAATACATTGCATCAAAAATTAAAGGTGTACCTATTTTTGGTTACCGGGATGAACAAGGGGTGCCGGAAGATTCAAAAACGGAAACCTTTTCTGCCATTAAATTTTATATTGATAACTGGCGCTGGGCTGATGTTCCTTTTTATGTCCGCACAGGTAAACGCTTGCCGACCAAGGTCACCGAGGTCGTAATCACCTTCAAATCACCCCCACATGCGCTATTTTACAATGAAACAGGACTTAAAAGCAAAAATAATAAACTCATCATACGCATTCAGCCACATGAAGGTTTGCTGCTCAATTTTGGGATGAAAGTGCCAGGAGAAGGATTTCGGGTAAAGGATGTCGATATGGATTTTCACTATGCTGATCTTACCGATGCCTATGTCCCCGAAGCTTACGAAAGATTATTATTGGATAGTATCAAAGGAGACCCTACCCTCTATGCACGGGGAGACTCCGTCGAAGCAGCATGGAATTTTGTAGACCCGATCCTCAGTGCCTGGAAAAATGACCCAACTATCAAGTTGTTTGGCTACCCCGCAGGGACTTGGGGGCCCAAAGAAGCCGATTCGTTGATTGCTGAAAGTGCGATCAACTGGCGCAATCCTTGCAAAAATTTGACAGAAGCTGGTGGCTTTTGTGAGTTGTAA